A region from the Methylovorus glucosotrophus genome encodes:
- a CDS encoding VOC family protein, with protein MFDHIGIGVTNLAESTAFYLKALKPLGGEIAMEGPSSVGIGRNNKPSLWLSETKVQPSHMHLAFTAENRSQVDAFHVAAMAAGGKDNGPPGLRPHYHENYYAAFVFGPDGHNIEVVCHQPNIGNSESN; from the coding sequence ATGTTCGATCACATCGGTATTGGTGTTACAAATCTGGCCGAGAGCACGGCATTCTATCTAAAAGCGCTTAAGCCGTTAGGGGGTGAAATCGCGATGGAAGGGCCATCCAGCGTAGGGATTGGCCGAAATAATAAGCCTTCGCTGTGGCTTTCCGAGACAAAGGTGCAACCCTCTCACATGCACCTTGCTTTTACGGCGGAAAATCGCAGTCAGGTAGACGCATTCCATGTTGCTGCAATGGCAGCAGGCGGAAAAGACAATGGGCCGCCGGGTTTGCGCCCGCATTATCACGAGAATTATTACGCTGCCTTTGTCTTTGGTCCGGATGGCCACAACATTGAGGTGGTGTGCCACCAACCCAATATTGGGAATTCTGAAAGCAATTAA
- a CDS encoding LLM class flavin-dependent oxidoreductase, protein MSHFSVLDLSPIAQGRTAAESFQATLDLAQHAERWGFRRFWLAEHHGMPGIASAATSILIAHVAAGTFSIRVGAGGIMLPNHSPLVIAEQFGTLESLFPGRIDLGLGRAPGSDQMTARALRRNLSSDADDFPEDVMELIDYFSDEPRGPVRAVPGTGLNIPIWILGSSLYGAQLAAAIGLPYAFASHFAPAQMMQAIEVYRATFKPSKFLSKPYVMLGFNVIAADTDQNANLLASSMQQAFINLRTGNPSKLPPPINNYLEKIGGAERALLSQILSCSAIGGPDKVKEEVDAFIARTQADELMITSQIFDHATRLRSYEIVANLHENFVIA, encoded by the coding sequence ATGTCTCATTTTTCTGTACTGGATCTATCTCCCATTGCACAAGGCCGTACTGCGGCCGAATCTTTTCAAGCCACATTGGATCTTGCGCAGCATGCGGAGCGCTGGGGATTTCGTCGTTTTTGGCTGGCTGAACATCATGGAATGCCAGGTATCGCCAGCGCAGCTACCTCTATCTTGATTGCCCACGTAGCAGCGGGGACTTTCTCGATTCGCGTGGGGGCGGGTGGCATTATGCTACCTAACCACTCACCATTAGTCATCGCGGAACAGTTTGGCACATTGGAGTCTTTATTCCCGGGACGGATTGATCTTGGGCTCGGACGGGCACCAGGATCGGATCAAATGACGGCACGTGCGCTGAGGCGCAATCTATCCTCTGACGCAGACGATTTTCCTGAAGATGTCATGGAGCTGATAGATTATTTCTCAGATGAACCGCGAGGGCCTGTTCGGGCTGTGCCAGGAACGGGGCTTAACATTCCCATATGGATTCTTGGATCAAGTCTCTATGGTGCCCAACTCGCCGCAGCGATTGGTTTGCCGTACGCATTTGCATCTCATTTTGCTCCAGCACAAATGATGCAGGCCATTGAGGTTTACAGAGCTACATTTAAGCCTTCAAAATTCTTAAGCAAACCCTATGTCATGCTCGGCTTTAATGTCATCGCAGCGGATACTGACCAAAACGCAAATTTGCTAGCTTCGTCAATGCAACAAGCATTCATTAACTTGCGCACAGGAAATCCCTCAAAGCTTCCTCCGCCGATTAATAACTACCTGGAGAAAATTGGCGGGGCTGAACGTGCACTCCTCAGCCAAATACTCTCATGCTCAGCGATAGGTGGCCCAGATAAGGTCAAAGAGGAAGTCGATGCATTTATTGCCAGAACTCAGGCGGATGAATTAATGATTACATCGCAAATTTTCGATCATGCTACCCGTCTTCGGTCTTATGAAATTGTTGCGAATCTTCACGAAAATTTCGTCATTGCATAA
- a CDS encoding rhodanese-related sulfurtransferase, which yields MPDIIVAALYKFAPLDDYQTMQPGLLDLCNAQGLKGTLLLAAEGINGTVAGSREGIDAMLAYLKSDPRLADLEHKESFAEEMPFYRMKVRLKKEIVTLGVPGIDPNKKVGTYVKPEDWNALISDPDVIVIDTRNDYEYDIGTFKNALDPHTTTFRQFPEYVSKNLDPNKHKKVAMFCTGGIRCEKASAFMLEQGFENVYHLQGGILKYLENVPKEESLWEGECFVFDQRVAVGHGLALSEYDQCYACRHPISPEEKASPHYMAGVSCPHCYDKISDEKKARILERQKQIELAKKRGEAHIGDAAKTKLEQIKATKHHEE from the coding sequence GTGCCCGATATTATTGTTGCCGCCCTATATAAATTTGCCCCGCTGGATGACTACCAAACCATGCAGCCCGGCTTGCTCGATCTATGTAACGCCCAAGGCCTGAAAGGCACATTGCTGCTGGCCGCTGAAGGCATTAACGGCACTGTGGCCGGTAGCCGTGAAGGCATCGATGCCATGCTCGCCTATCTGAAATCAGACCCGCGCCTGGCTGACCTGGAGCACAAAGAATCCTTCGCCGAAGAAATGCCGTTTTACCGCATGAAAGTGCGCCTGAAAAAAGAGATCGTCACCCTCGGCGTGCCTGGCATAGACCCCAATAAAAAAGTCGGCACCTATGTGAAGCCCGAAGACTGGAATGCGCTGATCAGCGACCCGGATGTCATCGTCATCGACACCCGCAACGATTACGAATACGACATCGGCACCTTTAAAAACGCGCTGGATCCGCACACCACCACTTTCCGACAATTCCCCGAGTATGTGAGCAAGAACCTCGACCCCAACAAACACAAAAAGGTCGCCATGTTCTGCACCGGCGGCATACGCTGTGAAAAAGCCAGCGCCTTCATGCTGGAGCAAGGCTTTGAGAACGTCTACCACCTGCAAGGCGGCATTCTCAAATACCTGGAAAACGTGCCCAAGGAAGAAAGCCTGTGGGAAGGCGAATGTTTTGTGTTTGATCAGCGCGTGGCCGTCGGCCATGGCTTGGCATTAAGCGAGTACGACCAGTGCTACGCCTGCCGCCACCCCATCTCGCCCGAAGAAAAAGCATCCCCGCACTACATGGCCGGCGTGTCTTGCCCACACTGCTACGACAAAATCTCAGACGAGAAAAAAGCCCGCATCCTGGAGCGGCAAAAGCAGATAGAGCTGGCAAAAAAACGCGGCGAAGCCCATATCGGCGACGCGGCCAAAACCAAGCTGGAGCAAATCAAAGCCACCAAGCATCACGAAGAATAG
- a CDS encoding YhjD/YihY/BrkB family envelope integrity protein: protein MAIKLNQVKDIGNHPALAMPLNAYARRRYRTPFFIFRETLSAFQLHNGFSISASLSFYAMFALIPMALLIFFMLSHLVVSSNYAIVKLAILTSNLVPKFSHRIMIEVYNVSKHQAVWGAFGMFALFWIVTPLAGALRSAFHTIASMVEEPSFIKRKFKDVIGVLGILLLFFIFTLMGLGLEKVIDFFNPSATHTKLIDNVSSIVICTVLIAIFYRIFFPARISLKNILIGSAITGIMWIAMRPAFGLFLSLNQSYDTVFGGMKNMFISIGWLYYTFAVFLLGTELISTLHKKDVLLLRGLFGELPKDKEHYLQELMNRYGKIYQRDEYVFRQGEHGLDLYYIVMGKVQLIFPGGTIREIGPGDYFGEMALLTDSPRVADAKVITDHADVVIISADNIETLLMGEPKVAMRFLKHMARRLQHSNHTL from the coding sequence TTGGCTATCAAGCTCAATCAGGTAAAAGACATAGGCAATCACCCGGCACTTGCCATGCCGCTCAACGCCTACGCCAGGCGGCGGTATCGCACGCCCTTTTTCATCTTTCGCGAGACCCTGAGCGCCTTCCAGCTGCATAACGGCTTCAGCATTTCGGCATCGTTATCCTTTTATGCCATGTTTGCGCTGATCCCCATGGCGCTGCTGATTTTTTTCATGCTGAGCCATCTGGTGGTGTCATCCAACTACGCCATCGTCAAGCTGGCCATCCTTACCAGCAACCTGGTGCCCAAGTTCAGCCACCGCATCATGATCGAGGTCTATAACGTATCCAAACACCAGGCAGTGTGGGGGGCGTTTGGCATGTTCGCGCTATTCTGGATTGTGACGCCGCTGGCAGGCGCATTGCGCTCGGCCTTTCACACCATAGCCTCCATGGTGGAAGAGCCCTCCTTCATCAAGCGCAAATTCAAGGATGTGATTGGCGTACTTGGCATTCTGCTGCTGTTCTTTATCTTTACCCTCATGGGGCTGGGGCTGGAAAAGGTGATTGATTTTTTCAATCCATCCGCCACGCACACCAAGCTGATTGATAACGTCAGCTCCATTGTCATCTGCACCGTGCTGATCGCCATTTTTTATCGCATCTTTTTCCCGGCACGCATTTCACTTAAAAACATCCTGATCGGCTCAGCCATTACCGGCATCATGTGGATTGCCATGCGCCCAGCCTTCGGCCTTTTTCTTTCGCTGAATCAGTCTTATGACACGGTGTTTGGCGGCATGAAAAACATGTTCATTTCCATCGGCTGGCTGTACTACACGTTTGCTGTATTTCTGCTCGGCACCGAGCTGATCTCCACCCTGCACAAAAAAGACGTGTTATTGCTGCGTGGTTTATTCGGCGAATTGCCCAAGGACAAAGAACACTACCTGCAGGAGCTGATGAACCGCTACGGCAAAATCTACCAGCGCGATGAATATGTCTTCCGCCAGGGCGAGCATGGACTGGATCTTTATTACATCGTCATGGGCAAGGTGCAGCTGATCTTCCCTGGCGGCACCATTCGCGAGATTGGGCCTGGAGACTACTTTGGTGAAATGGCCCTGCTTACCGATAGCCCACGCGTGGCCGATGCCAAGGTAATCACCGACCATGCCGATGTTGTGATTATCAGCGCCGACAACATCGAAACCCTGCTCATGGGTGAGCCCAAGGTCGCCATGCGCTTTCTCAAGCACATGGCGCGCCGCCTGCAGCATAGCAACCACACGCTGTAA
- the pip gene encoding prolyl aminopeptidase, translating into MNNSHTYNLFPEILPYRSDWLNVSARHQIYFEECGNPAGPAVIFLHGGPGSGCNPAQRRYFDPAHYRIILLDQRGCGRSHPHGGTEENTTDLLVSDIEQLREHLGIDRWLVFGGSWGSTLALCYAIAHPDKVRGLILRGIFLSRPSELDWFLGDVKHFYPEAWQKLLAYLPEEDRGDVLQAYGKLVFNDDPAISAPAATRWNAFEGSIMTLLPGKNEGSASNEVQIARARVQIHYIKNLCFVGQRDLLQEAKVLAHIPTVIVQGRYDMVCPPISAYELHAAMPHAALHMVPDAGHSGMEAGTLSALVAATEEFKKL; encoded by the coding sequence ATGAATAATTCGCATACTTACAATTTGTTTCCAGAAATTCTCCCGTACCGCAGTGACTGGCTAAATGTATCAGCCAGGCACCAGATCTATTTTGAGGAGTGCGGCAACCCTGCCGGCCCTGCGGTGATATTTCTGCATGGGGGTCCAGGCAGCGGCTGCAATCCGGCGCAGCGCCGATATTTCGACCCGGCGCATTACCGCATTATTCTGCTGGACCAGCGGGGATGCGGGCGCAGCCACCCTCATGGCGGCACGGAAGAGAACACAACGGATCTGCTCGTCAGCGATATCGAGCAGCTGCGCGAACACTTGGGCATTGATCGCTGGCTGGTGTTTGGCGGCTCCTGGGGTAGCACGTTGGCACTGTGTTATGCGATTGCACATCCTGACAAAGTACGCGGTCTGATATTGCGCGGCATCTTTCTCAGCCGACCATCAGAGCTCGATTGGTTTCTGGGCGATGTGAAACACTTTTACCCGGAGGCGTGGCAAAAGCTGCTGGCCTATCTGCCAGAAGAGGATCGTGGCGATGTGCTGCAGGCTTACGGCAAACTTGTCTTTAATGATGATCCCGCCATCAGCGCCCCAGCCGCCACGCGCTGGAATGCGTTTGAAGGCAGCATCATGACGCTGTTGCCCGGCAAGAATGAAGGCTCGGCCAGCAATGAAGTGCAAATTGCACGTGCCAGAGTGCAGATCCACTATATAAAGAATCTGTGCTTTGTCGGCCAGCGGGATTTGCTGCAAGAGGCCAAAGTCCTGGCACACATTCCCACTGTGATTGTGCAAGGCCGCTACGACATGGTGTGCCCGCCGATTAGCGCCTATGAACTGCATGCAGCCATGCCTCATGCAGCGCTGCATATGGTGCCGGATGCCGGGCACTCTGGCATGGAAGCAGGCACGCTCTCGGCATTGGTGGCGGCCACCGAAGAGTTTAAAAAGCTGTAA
- a CDS encoding methanol/ethanol family PQQ-dependent dehydrogenase: MEMSKIKLALGVAIGMSMALPMVASAAADQEAAMANPNNWAHPRGQHNNNAYSTLNQINKGNVKNLKAAWTFATGVNRGHEGSPLVINGVMYVHTAFPNNVYALDLNDNQKIIWSYFPKQDPSVQAVLCCDNVSRGLGFGDGKIFLQQNDGMLVALDAKTGAKVWDVKNTDPKVGATNTNAPHVIKDKVLTGCSGAEFGVRCFIAAYNLKDGSLAWKAYSTGPDSEVLIGADFNSANPHYSALSVYQDVNGGNKEGGSFKALSKDQLKFPEKDLGVKTWLKPQAVKNGWEHGGGSVWGWWPYDPKLNLVYYGTGNPSVWNPDVRPGDNKWSMTIFARDLDTGIAKWGYQMTPHDEWDYDGINEVVLFEKGGKKYAFHTDRNGFNYTFDAVDGTLLVAEKAHPFINWATHVDLKSGVPHKDAKASTHQDYNAKGICPAALGVKDQQPMAYSPRTGLMYIPLNHVCMTYEPVESKYVAGQPWVGATLTMFAGPDGVMGGFEAWDPLKGKAVWYNKEKFSSWGGVLTTASDLVFYGTLERDFKAVDAQTGKLLWKFQVGSGVIGNAFTYSHKGKQYVGVLSGIGGWAGVAMNLGMTNDTDALGAAGGYKELTKYNAAPGGGALNVFSL, encoded by the coding sequence ATGGAGATGAGCAAGATTAAATTGGCTCTGGGCGTGGCAATCGGTATGAGCATGGCTCTTCCTATGGTTGCTTCTGCTGCTGCAGACCAAGAGGCTGCGATGGCCAACCCAAACAACTGGGCACACCCACGCGGTCAGCACAACAACAATGCATACAGCACCCTGAATCAAATCAACAAGGGTAACGTTAAGAACCTGAAGGCTGCCTGGACATTCGCTACCGGTGTTAACCGTGGTCACGAAGGCTCCCCACTGGTGATTAACGGTGTGATGTACGTTCACACTGCATTCCCAAACAACGTTTACGCTCTGGACCTGAACGACAACCAAAAGATCATCTGGTCGTACTTCCCTAAGCAAGACCCATCCGTACAAGCTGTTCTGTGCTGCGATAACGTAAGCCGCGGTCTGGGCTTCGGCGACGGCAAGATCTTCTTGCAACAAAATGACGGCATGCTGGTTGCTCTTGACGCTAAGACTGGCGCCAAGGTTTGGGATGTTAAGAACACTGATCCTAAGGTCGGTGCTACTAACACCAACGCTCCTCACGTTATCAAGGACAAGGTTCTGACCGGTTGCTCCGGTGCTGAATTCGGTGTTCGCTGCTTTATCGCTGCTTACAACCTGAAAGACGGCTCCCTGGCATGGAAGGCCTACTCCACTGGTCCTGACAGCGAAGTGCTGATTGGTGCTGATTTCAACAGCGCTAACCCACACTACAGCGCTCTGTCTGTATACCAAGACGTGAACGGTGGTAACAAAGAAGGCGGTTCTTTCAAGGCTCTGTCCAAAGACCAACTGAAGTTCCCTGAAAAAGACCTGGGCGTTAAGACCTGGTTGAAGCCACAAGCTGTTAAAAACGGCTGGGAACACGGCGGCGGTTCCGTATGGGGCTGGTGGCCATATGATCCTAAGTTGAACCTGGTGTACTACGGTACTGGTAACCCATCTGTTTGGAACCCAGACGTACGTCCTGGTGACAACAAGTGGTCCATGACTATTTTCGCTCGCGATCTGGACACCGGTATCGCTAAGTGGGGTTATCAAATGACTCCTCACGATGAGTGGGATTATGACGGCATCAACGAAGTTGTTCTGTTCGAAAAGGGTGGCAAGAAGTACGCATTCCACACTGACCGTAACGGTTTCAACTACACATTTGACGCTGTTGACGGCACCCTGCTGGTTGCTGAAAAAGCTCACCCCTTCATCAACTGGGCTACCCACGTTGACTTGAAGTCCGGCGTTCCTCATAAGGATGCTAAGGCTTCTACTCACCAAGATTACAATGCCAAGGGCATCTGCCCAGCAGCTCTGGGTGTTAAGGACCAACAGCCAATGGCTTACTCGCCACGCACTGGTCTGATGTACATCCCATTGAACCACGTATGTATGACTTACGAGCCAGTTGAGTCCAAGTACGTTGCTGGTCAACCATGGGTTGGCGCTACTCTGACCATGTTTGCTGGTCCAGATGGCGTAATGGGCGGTTTCGAAGCCTGGGATCCATTGAAGGGTAAAGCAGTTTGGTACAACAAAGAGAAGTTCTCGTCATGGGGTGGTGTTCTGACTACTGCTTCTGACCTGGTGTTCTACGGTACACTGGAACGTGACTTCAAGGCAGTTGATGCACAAACTGGTAAGCTGTTGTGGAAGTTCCAAGTTGGTTCTGGTGTGATCGGCAATGCCTTCACATACAGCCACAAGGGTAAGCAATACGTTGGCGTACTGTCCGGTATCGGCGGTTGGGCTGGCGTAGCGATGAACCTTGGTATGACCAATGACACCGACGCACTGGGTGCTGCTGGTGGCTACAAGGAACTGACCAAGTACAACGCTGCTCCTGGCGGCGGTGCACTGAACGTGTTCAGCCTGTAA
- a CDS encoding substrate-binding domain-containing protein, which yields MLINFKKVSLVLLFTALANSAFAADENTLEVDPNVGRGGEPSRIDDPTEFKVCADQDNLPYSNSRQEGFENKIAQLIAQDLGKKLSYQFWYDRMGYIRNTLNARRCDVIMGTVAGNDMVLTSKPYYRSGYVFVTRKESNLNITDWDSPDLRKGIIGVVGQTPPSRPIYDKGLMENARPYRIQRDLNLPPSFMIDDLVKGDIDIAIVWGPIGGYYAKQSKVPLVVVPVPEYEDTNVHGKEYWNISVAVRKKDKERLAMIQEVLDRRHADIMKILDDFGIPHLDVVPGDSVEKKRETRGDVIPKFE from the coding sequence ATGCTGATTAATTTCAAAAAAGTATCACTGGTTTTACTTTTCACTGCTCTGGCAAATAGTGCATTTGCTGCAGATGAAAATACGCTGGAAGTCGATCCGAACGTTGGTCGTGGTGGTGAACCTTCCCGTATTGATGATCCAACCGAATTCAAAGTTTGTGCAGACCAGGATAACCTGCCTTATTCAAACTCAAGACAAGAAGGTTTTGAGAATAAAATTGCCCAGTTGATTGCGCAGGATCTGGGCAAAAAATTATCGTATCAATTCTGGTATGACCGTATGGGCTACATCAGAAACACATTGAATGCGCGCCGATGTGATGTGATTATGGGGACCGTGGCCGGCAACGATATGGTGCTGACTTCGAAGCCATACTACCGTTCGGGCTATGTCTTTGTTACACGTAAGGAGAGCAATCTGAACATCACGGATTGGGACTCCCCTGATCTGCGTAAAGGCATCATTGGTGTGGTTGGTCAAACCCCGCCATCTCGCCCAATTTACGATAAAGGTCTGATGGAAAACGCCCGTCCTTATCGTATTCAACGTGACTTGAATCTGCCGCCCAGTTTCATGATTGACGATCTGGTCAAAGGCGATATTGATATCGCCATTGTCTGGGGACCAATTGGTGGGTATTATGCCAAACAGTCCAAAGTTCCATTGGTCGTTGTGCCAGTACCTGAGTATGAAGATACGAATGTGCATGGCAAGGAGTACTGGAATATTTCAGTGGCTGTGCGCAAGAAAGACAAGGAACGTCTGGCCATGATTCAGGAAGTGCTGGATCGTCGGCATGCGGACATCATGAAGATTCTGGATGATTTTGGTATTCCACATCTGGATGTCGTTCCCGGTGATAGCGTTGAAAAGAAACGCGAAACGCGCGGTGATGTAATTCCGAAATTCGAATAA
- a CDS encoding c-type cytochrome gives MLGNKVVKATLFVSMLALVGLTLPLQASAECKLVATQDGSPLDIKADAFDTPEAKQFLDTCKNPYIGNEAATKRGQKLFQLYSCTACHGGQAEGAVGPSLHGPNFKYAKNATNKGMFETIWHGTNGGMGAKGKGLMDPSDPENGLTPDEVLKIVAWVRTHSKTFTGNE, from the coding sequence ATGTTAGGCAATAAGGTAGTTAAGGCGACGTTATTTGTTTCTATGCTTGCTCTGGTTGGATTGACTCTTCCACTGCAAGCTAGCGCCGAATGTAAATTGGTTGCGACTCAGGACGGCTCGCCGCTGGACATCAAGGCTGATGCCTTTGATACTCCAGAAGCAAAGCAATTCCTGGATACCTGTAAGAACCCCTACATTGGCAATGAAGCTGCAACAAAACGCGGTCAGAAGTTGTTCCAATTGTATTCATGTACTGCATGTCACGGCGGTCAGGCTGAAGGCGCTGTAGGCCCAAGCTTGCATGGTCCTAACTTCAAATATGCCAAGAACGCCACTAACAAGGGTATGTTTGAAACGATCTGGCACGGTACTAACGGCGGTATGGGTGCCAAGGGTAAAGGCTTGATGGATCCTTCCGATCCAGAAAACGGCCTGACACCAGATGAAGTGTTGAAGATTGTTGCCTGGGTGAGAACTCACAGCAAGACATTCACTGGTAACGAATAA
- a CDS encoding c-type cytochrome, with protein sequence MRKTTLSTLGIILLASLAGCGKSGDSAGGGDKAAAASSGEMIKFVTTQDGSPLTIKAELFDTAEAKEFMTTGKNPYIGNQDAIAKGKKLFQLYSCTQCHGADAQGQVGPNLTGPNYNYAKDATNKGMFETVWHGTNGGMGAKGKGLMDPTDPSNGLSPDELLKIIAWIRSHGTATGNES encoded by the coding sequence ATGCGAAAAACGACACTAAGCACTCTGGGTATTATCTTGCTGGCTAGTTTGGCTGGCTGTGGTAAATCAGGCGATAGCGCAGGCGGTGGTGATAAGGCAGCCGCAGCCTCATCTGGTGAAATGATCAAGTTTGTTACTACTCAAGATGGTTCTCCACTCACCATCAAAGCCGAGTTGTTTGATACGGCTGAAGCCAAAGAATTTATGACGACAGGCAAAAACCCCTACATCGGTAATCAAGACGCGATCGCCAAGGGTAAAAAACTCTTCCAACTGTATTCATGCACACAATGTCACGGTGCTGACGCGCAAGGTCAGGTTGGCCCCAATCTGACAGGTCCCAACTATAATTACGCCAAGGATGCCACTAATAAGGGTATGTTTGAAACCGTGTGGCATGGTACCAACGGTGGTATGGGAGCAAAAGGTAAGGGCTTGATGGATCCTACCGATCCATCAAATGGTTTGTCCCCGGACGAACTGCTAAAAATAATAGCCTGGATACGTAGCCACGGCACGGCGACAGGTAACGAGTCATAG
- a CDS encoding NAD(P)/FAD-dependent oxidoreductase, protein MQSQVESGSGLHHVVIVGGGAGGLELATRLGDKLGRKGKAEITLIDRTRTHVWKPLLHEIAAGSMNPDKHELEYLAQAHWHHFRFRLGSMDGLDRAKKEVYIAPFYDEDGVEIIPRRTFKYDTLIIAIGSTTNDFGIAGAREHSIALDTQDQAERFHRRLHNALVRAHTQNVPLQAGQLEVAIVGAGATGVELAAELHNTTRELAAYGLDKINADRDVKISLIEASDRVLPALPPRLSQSVELELRKLRVHVYTGERVTEVTDKGIYTHSGRFIPSSLVVWAAGIKAPDFLSQLDGLEANRINQLVVRRTLQTTLDDDVFAFGDCAACPWPGHDENVPPRAQSAHQQASMLVKTVKKRVAGKATALPEYTYRDYGSLVNLGKYTTVGNLMGSVGGSSLFIEGMFARFMYQSLYKMHLMALHGFFTVFLQTLARMITRRTEPHVKLH, encoded by the coding sequence ATGCAATCGCAAGTAGAGTCAGGTTCGGGTTTGCACCACGTCGTCATTGTCGGCGGTGGTGCAGGTGGATTGGAGCTTGCTACTCGCCTGGGAGATAAGCTGGGGCGCAAGGGTAAGGCGGAAATCACGCTGATTGACCGTACCCGTACGCACGTCTGGAAGCCTCTGCTGCATGAGATCGCAGCAGGCAGTATGAACCCGGACAAGCATGAGCTGGAATATCTCGCTCAGGCGCACTGGCATCATTTCCGTTTTCGCCTGGGGAGCATGGACGGTCTGGATCGTGCTAAAAAGGAAGTGTATATCGCGCCTTTTTACGATGAAGATGGCGTGGAAATCATCCCGCGCCGCACCTTCAAGTACGATACGCTGATCATTGCCATCGGGAGTACGACGAATGACTTTGGTATCGCTGGCGCAAGAGAGCATTCCATTGCGCTGGATACCCAGGATCAGGCGGAGCGTTTCCACCGGCGATTGCATAATGCCTTGGTGCGTGCCCATACGCAAAATGTCCCATTGCAAGCGGGGCAGCTTGAAGTCGCCATCGTCGGCGCTGGTGCTACCGGCGTTGAGCTTGCTGCGGAGTTGCATAACACCACACGCGAACTGGCGGCCTATGGCCTGGACAAGATCAACGCAGATCGCGATGTGAAAATCTCGCTGATTGAAGCCAGTGATCGCGTGCTGCCTGCCTTGCCTCCCCGTCTCTCCCAGTCGGTAGAGCTCGAGTTGCGCAAGCTGCGCGTGCATGTGTACACGGGTGAGCGCGTCACCGAAGTGACCGATAAGGGCATTTACACCCATAGCGGGCGTTTTATCCCGTCTTCTTTGGTGGTCTGGGCGGCAGGTATCAAGGCGCCGGATTTCCTGAGCCAGCTGGATGGGCTCGAGGCCAACCGTATCAACCAGCTCGTGGTGCGTCGCACCTTGCAAACCACGCTGGATGATGATGTGTTTGCCTTTGGCGATTGCGCCGCCTGTCCTTGGCCTGGGCATGATGAGAATGTGCCACCGCGTGCGCAGTCTGCTCACCAGCAGGCTTCCATGCTGGTCAAGACAGTCAAGAAGCGTGTGGCAGGCAAGGCTACGGCCCTGCCTGAGTACACCTACCGCGACTATGGCTCACTGGTTAACCTGGGCAAATACACGACCGTTGGTAACCTGATGGGCTCCGTAGGCGGTTCCAGCCTGTTCATTGAAGGCATGTTTGCGCGCTTTATGTATCAGTCGCTCTACAAGATGCATTTGATGGCACTGCATGGCTTCTTCACCGTGTTCTTACAGACATTGGCACGTATGATTACCCGTCGTACCGAGCCGCACGTCAAACTGCATTAA